The following are from one region of the Pseudobacteriovorax antillogorgiicola genome:
- a CDS encoding c-type cytochrome domain-containing protein, whose protein sequence is MGRRHLFGASLCLSVLACKPQTKAHIISSTNTVEKLIVEEVSSDQVAVSLEAQALTILETQCASCHNFNNAQGGFGSILDVEEMIKSGKYIVPGNPAESTIFNRLAPEGNMPPSGEFADEDRQVLEKWITEITIEEVIPLSTEDEIKTIRADLEQNVAAGNRSFVRYFSLQNQNNAGLSSEQRDSMLKALAKTLNSLSSTTTVKAPLVLDEQKNIVRIDLRDYGFDVASFEAIINEFYPFAISQVPFGNDPVQATIAENHSFLAQEIGSTNFRIRMDWFVATATLPELYKRFLGLPPTLQELDVQLGVDAISNITNNLVIRSGFRNSGVSSQNRIIERHVSSNNLPYWISYDFADNNEGQQNIFNFPLGPVGAGFDEKAFDHDGGEVIFQLPNGLFGYYLNLADGTAIDKGPTNIVRQINGPSQFFQAIVNGMSCMSCHGQGLLPKKDDIRGFAAAAQNFSQAEKVKIADLFVPETVMNQAIAEDNQRYFESLKGLGISPLEPDPINNAYQHYNKALFKKDVQAELGFDDNTFNTMVQTEPFRTAWVSIFYNSGSITRQEFNLLYGEAIRAFGNGREWTEPTSGDHLITPDCMVADPASMSTCTFSLLPEPPVVEDPAAADQAAAAGDGA, encoded by the coding sequence ATGGGACGACGGCATCTCTTTGGGGCATCGCTATGCCTCAGTGTACTCGCATGCAAACCACAAACAAAAGCTCATATCATTTCTTCAACAAATACTGTGGAAAAGCTGATTGTAGAGGAAGTCTCTAGCGATCAGGTAGCAGTATCCCTTGAAGCCCAAGCTTTGACAATATTAGAGACTCAGTGTGCATCTTGTCACAACTTTAATAACGCTCAAGGTGGCTTTGGATCGATCCTGGATGTGGAAGAGATGATCAAGAGTGGCAAGTACATTGTTCCTGGTAATCCAGCTGAATCGACGATTTTCAATCGCTTGGCACCAGAGGGCAACATGCCCCCCAGCGGTGAGTTTGCTGATGAAGACCGGCAGGTTCTAGAAAAGTGGATTACCGAGATCACCATTGAAGAAGTTATTCCACTGAGCACTGAAGATGAGATTAAAACTATCCGGGCTGACTTAGAGCAGAATGTTGCTGCGGGCAATCGGTCGTTCGTCCGATATTTTTCTCTTCAAAATCAAAACAATGCGGGTCTTTCCTCTGAGCAGCGCGATAGTATGCTCAAAGCTCTTGCTAAGACGCTCAACTCTCTGTCTTCGACAACTACAGTTAAGGCGCCACTAGTTCTCGATGAACAGAAGAATATTGTTCGGATTGATCTCAGAGACTATGGTTTTGATGTGGCTAGCTTTGAAGCAATCATTAATGAGTTCTATCCTTTTGCGATCAGTCAAGTGCCATTTGGTAACGATCCGGTACAAGCGACAATCGCGGAAAACCACTCTTTCTTAGCTCAAGAAATCGGCTCAACCAATTTTCGAATTCGAATGGACTGGTTCGTTGCAACGGCGACCTTGCCTGAGCTTTACAAACGATTTCTAGGTTTGCCACCAACTTTGCAAGAACTCGATGTACAGCTAGGTGTCGACGCAATCAGTAATATTACAAACAATCTTGTGATTCGGAGTGGTTTCAGAAATTCTGGAGTTTCGAGTCAAAACAGAATTATCGAGCGCCATGTTTCTAGTAATAATTTACCATATTGGATCAGCTACGATTTTGCAGATAACAACGAAGGACAGCAGAATATCTTCAACTTTCCTCTGGGCCCTGTGGGAGCAGGATTTGATGAAAAAGCCTTCGATCATGACGGGGGTGAGGTGATCTTTCAGCTGCCTAACGGCCTATTTGGCTACTATTTAAATCTTGCAGATGGCACGGCCATTGACAAGGGGCCTACAAATATCGTTCGTCAGATAAATGGACCATCCCAGTTTTTCCAGGCAATCGTCAACGGGATGTCCTGCATGTCTTGTCATGGCCAAGGTCTTTTACCTAAGAAAGATGATATTCGTGGGTTTGCCGCGGCAGCTCAGAACTTCTCACAGGCTGAAAAGGTGAAGATTGCAGACCTCTTTGTTCCAGAGACAGTCATGAATCAAGCCATTGCTGAAGACAATCAGCGTTACTTCGAGTCGCTTAAAGGCCTTGGTATTAGCCCACTTGAGCCAGATCCGATCAACAATGCCTATCAACATTACAATAAGGCATTATTCAAAAAAGATGTTCAAGCAGAGCTAGGCTTCGATGACAATACCTTCAATACCATGGTCCAGACCGAGCCATTTAGGACAGCCTGGGTCAGTATATTCTATAACTCAGGGTCGATCACACGGCAGGAGTTTAACCTCCTCTATGGGGAAGCGATTCGAGCTTTCGGTAATGGTCGTGAGTGGACTGAGCCAACATCAGGGGACCATCTTATAACTCCTGATTGTATGGTTGCTGATCCTGCAAGTATGAGCACTTGTACTTTCAGCTTGTTGCCAGAGCCACCGGTGGTCGAGGACCCGGCTGCAGCTGATCAGGCTGCTGCAGCAGGTGATGGCGCTTAG
- a CDS encoding metallophosphoesterase, translating to MIIRHHYSMIATMLLAQVLAGTNLIAKPFRFVALPDTQIYTEDYRPGDGRKNVTDPSGTFRYFTDQTQWVAENADSLDIKMVVHLGDIVNTAQNITQWERAKEAMDVIDRADIPYGMALGNHDVEGNKDSVDYSRNYRNYFGPQLYNDRHWYGGSSPSGESNYQLIEHEGTGFIFLNIALNSDQDETNWADQVLSSHRDRLAIITTHKHLQDFRVGFARYGEKVKSGILRGITMDNRGSRSQEFYDGLIQRHANIIMVLSGHFDADFHRNDGFNGADLPIYEVLADFQGSRNGGDGYLKIFEVDLEAGTIKASTYSPSLDRERTIIDNFVESIDFIYSQAISRIPENVQGISEKLVNAALRDDVVKGVNVIENHPVYQKESAYYETLLADSFGGAVPQSVGSVADWEGFWIIGYASDRDKPLSFGTSARSSRYTMHFDFERYITEPIRSKKSHQRLWSEFLDDLEGIKRRHQDLKIFLTPPFIDLR from the coding sequence ATGATAATACGGCATCATTACAGCATGATAGCAACCATGCTACTTGCGCAAGTCCTGGCTGGCACAAACCTCATTGCGAAGCCCTTTCGGTTCGTCGCCCTTCCTGATACGCAAATCTACACTGAAGACTATCGGCCAGGAGATGGTAGGAAGAATGTCACCGATCCATCTGGAACATTTCGCTACTTTACCGACCAAACCCAGTGGGTCGCCGAGAATGCAGACTCCTTGGATATCAAGATGGTCGTTCATTTGGGTGATATCGTGAATACAGCCCAGAATATCACCCAGTGGGAGCGTGCTAAAGAAGCCATGGACGTCATCGATCGTGCAGATATTCCCTATGGAATGGCCCTTGGTAATCATGATGTTGAAGGAAACAAAGATTCTGTTGATTACAGTAGAAACTACCGGAATTACTTTGGCCCCCAATTATATAACGATCGCCATTGGTATGGGGGCTCGTCGCCATCTGGAGAAAGCAACTACCAGTTGATCGAGCATGAGGGAACTGGCTTTATCTTTCTAAACATCGCTCTTAACTCCGATCAAGACGAAACCAATTGGGCTGACCAAGTCCTATCCAGCCACCGGGATCGCCTGGCAATCATCACCACTCATAAGCATTTGCAAGATTTTCGGGTTGGCTTTGCCCGCTATGGTGAGAAGGTCAAGTCAGGTATTTTACGTGGCATCACCATGGATAACCGTGGCAGCAGGTCACAAGAGTTTTACGATGGCTTGATTCAACGGCATGCAAATATCATCATGGTATTAAGCGGCCACTTCGATGCCGACTTCCATAGAAACGACGGGTTTAACGGCGCCGATCTTCCCATTTATGAAGTGTTGGCCGATTTCCAAGGCAGTCGCAATGGTGGCGACGGCTACCTCAAAATCTTTGAAGTTGATCTAGAAGCTGGCACCATAAAGGCCTCCACCTACTCCCCATCCCTCGATCGCGAGCGCACCATCATCGATAATTTTGTCGAATCTATTGATTTTATCTACTCCCAAGCGATCAGCCGCATTCCAGAAAACGTTCAAGGTATTAGCGAAAAGCTTGTCAATGCAGCACTTCGAGATGATGTTGTCAAGGGAGTCAATGTTATCGAGAATCATCCGGTTTACCAAAAGGAGTCTGCGTACTACGAGACCCTGCTGGCAGATAGTTTTGGAGGAGCAGTTCCACAAAGTGTAGGCTCTGTAGCCGATTGGGAAGGATTTTGGATCATTGGCTATGCCAGTGATCGCGATAAGCCTCTTTCATTTGGAACATCTGCTCGCTCGTCTCGGTATACCATGCATTTTGATTTTGAGCGTTACATAACGGAACCAATTCGATCCAAGAAATCACATCAACGACTCTGGAGTGAATTCCTCGATGACCTAGAAGGAATTAAGAGACGGCACCAGGATCTGAAAATTTTTCTGACGCCACCTTTTATCGATCTTCGCTAG
- a CDS encoding DUF6702 family protein, translating into MSRFGIPRPKFQSVLTMVVLCFWLSPALGHRYAMSQGMVEHNKSTKSLELSIQLFNHDLDQVFPKICQRYGYSPCSHEEALLSYTRDGFKVLKAGKILPWRWVGVSREIHHTYIFLELIGHEKKPENITFEHNLLKDFFPRQANRVVWRTRPDQS; encoded by the coding sequence ATGAGTCGGTTTGGAATTCCTAGGCCTAAGTTCCAGTCTGTTTTGACGATGGTTGTGCTGTGCTTTTGGCTTAGCCCTGCTCTTGGACATCGCTATGCCATGAGTCAGGGGATGGTTGAGCACAATAAGTCGACAAAGTCTTTGGAGCTTAGCATTCAGCTCTTCAATCATGATTTGGACCAAGTTTTTCCTAAGATCTGTCAGCGCTATGGCTACAGCCCGTGTTCTCATGAGGAGGCGTTGCTGAGCTATACCAGAGATGGGTTTAAAGTTTTAAAGGCTGGCAAAATCTTGCCATGGCGGTGGGTTGGAGTATCGCGGGAGATCCACCATACGTATATATTCCTGGAACTGATCGGCCATGAAAAGAAGCCTGAAAACATTACCTTCGAGCACAACCTTCTCAAAGACTTTTTTCCCCGTCAGGCGAATCGTGTGGTGTGGCGCACTCGGCCAGACCAAAGCTAG
- a CDS encoding response regulator: MQKKFPSKVLFVDDDSSVVTPVANALDKMGVEIFVASDLQTAMYRFNKQFFKIIFIDMNFGELDALSLIQKWRNHEVKEKRTAAFIIMNSAPLKPEQKALMSELKDIEVVQKPLALGPMITQLKKSHGLQIRKDLKEKLKHGIRQDFEKSGDLDQAIQRVKECQKALGDDYFTMLIELYNLKGSYEEGLELLKKMPDKLMDPLQKFNLMGEFSLKIGKFEESKQFYEKADKIAPGNIDRITNMVDVYLALKEPESAIEKQKDIIECNPENPDIKFELFKKLEDASFADEAADFCRESTMPKEVIKYFNNKGVMMVKTEAIKNAIAEYERALNYYPNNKDNYLIHFNIALAYLKLRDPQQVSVAIDHLKSSMEINPQFEKAKSVFERVQRASAA; the protein is encoded by the coding sequence ATGCAAAAGAAATTTCCATCGAAAGTTTTGTTTGTGGATGATGACTCCAGCGTGGTGACACCAGTAGCCAATGCTCTCGATAAGATGGGAGTTGAAATCTTTGTGGCTTCAGATCTTCAAACTGCCATGTATCGCTTCAATAAGCAGTTCTTCAAAATTATTTTTATTGATATGAACTTTGGCGAACTCGATGCACTATCGTTGATCCAAAAGTGGCGTAACCACGAGGTGAAGGAAAAGCGTACCGCGGCGTTTATTATTATGAATAGCGCACCCTTGAAGCCAGAGCAAAAAGCTCTTATGAGTGAACTGAAGGATATTGAAGTCGTTCAAAAGCCTCTTGCCTTAGGACCGATGATCACCCAGCTTAAGAAGTCGCACGGGCTACAAATTAGAAAGGACCTCAAAGAGAAGCTCAAGCATGGTATTCGCCAGGACTTTGAAAAATCGGGAGACCTAGATCAAGCTATCCAAAGGGTTAAGGAATGCCAGAAAGCTCTTGGCGATGACTACTTCACAATGTTGATTGAGCTTTATAACCTAAAGGGTAGCTACGAAGAAGGCTTGGAACTCTTGAAGAAGATGCCGGATAAGCTTATGGACCCCTTGCAGAAGTTTAACTTGATGGGTGAGTTTAGTTTGAAGATCGGCAAGTTCGAAGAGTCCAAACAGTTCTACGAAAAAGCGGATAAAATCGCTCCTGGTAATATCGATCGCATTACCAACATGGTGGATGTTTACTTGGCCCTTAAAGAGCCTGAAAGCGCAATTGAGAAGCAAAAAGACATCATCGAGTGCAATCCCGAAAATCCTGACATAAAATTTGAACTTTTCAAAAAATTAGAAGATGCTAGTTTTGCAGACGAAGCCGCCGATTTTTGCCGAGAGTCCACCATGCCGAAAGAAGTTATTAAGTACTTTAATAACAAAGGTGTGATGATGGTGAAAACGGAGGCAATTAAGAACGCAATCGCTGAGTACGAAAGGGCATTGAACTACTACCCCAATAACAAAGATAATTATTTGATACACTTCAATATAGCCCTCGCCTATCTGAAGCTTAGGGACCCACAACAAGTCTCAGTTGCCATCGATCACCTAAAATCCTCCATGGAAATTAATCCCCAATTTGAGAAGGCCAAAAGCGTGTTTGAGCGGGTACAAAGAGCCTCTGCAGCTTGA
- a CDS encoding GTP-binding protein, translated as MSQSIRNICTIAHVDHGKTTLVDFLLKQSGTFQAHETVEDRVMDSDSLERERGITISAKNASFKLGTTKVNIVDTPGHADFGGEVERIMDMVDGAILLVDAAEGPLPQTRFVLGKAIEKGLRIILCVNKVDRPECRESDLVENTVNKVFDLFVELGASDDQCEFPIVYACARDGWCTTEQDKIEEYIEGQHPKKLDPLFEEILKFPEAKPEDYGDFRMLLSNVAYDNFVGSLALGKVRSGDVKKNDTLFRIGVDAQGNPVTERFMATRIFVFDGMKQKEVESLSEGDIGLVAGCDKFEIGDTIVGKEGSEALERIEVEEPTMRMLFSINTGPNSGKEGKAIQSRELRERLLNECRANPALKMEDTDVADQYYLLGRGELQFGIIIERMRREGLEFMVGRPNVLMKQADDGSTLEPYESLVLDLPEAYSGDVTKIYQQRKGVLASYESLPGDSENPRVRLTFEIPTRGILGTNSQFLTATRGTGIMSSETIDHRPHTGVLAHRTTGSIISDRKGETTDYALNTIQQRGVLFIGTGVEVYEGMIIGECAKDNDLNVNACRPKKLTNVRSSGSDGIIQLNGTKDMSLEACIEWIDDDEWIEITPEAIRLRKKVLAANQRPVKKNK; from the coding sequence ATGTCACAGTCCATACGAAACATTTGTACCATCGCTCACGTCGATCATGGGAAAACAACTTTGGTTGATTTCTTATTGAAACAGTCTGGTACATTCCAAGCCCACGAAACCGTCGAAGATCGGGTCATGGATAGCGATTCCCTAGAGCGTGAGCGAGGCATTACAATTTCTGCAAAAAATGCCTCGTTCAAATTAGGTACTACCAAAGTAAATATTGTCGACACTCCGGGTCACGCCGACTTTGGTGGAGAAGTTGAGCGGATCATGGACATGGTCGACGGTGCGATCCTATTGGTTGACGCTGCTGAAGGTCCTCTGCCGCAGACTCGATTCGTACTTGGCAAGGCCATTGAGAAAGGGTTGCGGATTATCCTTTGCGTGAACAAGGTGGATCGCCCCGAATGTCGCGAATCTGATTTGGTCGAAAACACTGTGAATAAGGTTTTTGATCTATTCGTTGAGCTAGGTGCTAGCGACGATCAGTGTGAGTTCCCCATTGTTTACGCTTGTGCCCGTGATGGTTGGTGTACCACTGAGCAAGATAAGATCGAAGAGTATATTGAAGGTCAACACCCGAAGAAGCTGGATCCTCTATTTGAAGAGATTTTAAAGTTTCCAGAAGCCAAGCCTGAAGACTACGGCGATTTCCGTATGCTTCTCTCGAATGTGGCCTACGATAACTTCGTCGGTTCATTAGCTCTCGGTAAGGTGAGAAGTGGCGACGTTAAGAAAAACGACACCCTCTTTCGAATAGGCGTCGACGCTCAAGGTAATCCCGTGACTGAGCGATTCATGGCGACGCGAATCTTCGTATTTGATGGCATGAAGCAAAAAGAGGTGGAAAGCCTGAGCGAAGGTGATATCGGCTTGGTTGCGGGCTGCGATAAATTTGAGATTGGCGACACCATCGTTGGCAAAGAAGGCAGTGAGGCTCTGGAGCGAATTGAGGTTGAAGAGCCAACAATGAGAATGCTCTTCTCTATCAACACCGGTCCAAACTCTGGCAAGGAAGGTAAGGCGATTCAATCTCGTGAATTGCGTGAACGCTTGCTTAACGAATGCCGTGCTAACCCAGCGTTGAAGATGGAAGATACCGATGTTGCTGACCAATATTATTTGCTAGGCCGTGGCGAACTTCAGTTTGGTATCATTATCGAAAGAATGCGGCGTGAGGGGCTAGAGTTTATGGTCGGTCGCCCCAATGTCTTGATGAAGCAGGCTGATGATGGTTCGACACTCGAACCGTATGAGAGTCTCGTTCTAGACTTGCCAGAAGCATACTCTGGTGATGTGACGAAGATCTACCAGCAACGTAAAGGTGTTTTAGCATCCTACGAAAGTTTGCCAGGTGATTCCGAGAACCCAAGGGTTCGTCTGACTTTCGAGATTCCCACTCGTGGTATTCTGGGAACAAACTCGCAGTTTCTTACCGCAACCCGTGGTACAGGAATCATGTCTTCCGAAACCATCGATCACCGACCACACACAGGAGTCTTGGCTCACCGTACAACAGGTTCAATTATCTCTGACCGAAAGGGTGAGACCACAGACTATGCACTGAACACCATTCAGCAACGTGGTGTGCTGTTCATTGGTACAGGTGTTGAGGTTTATGAAGGTATGATCATCGGCGAGTGTGCGAAGGATAACGATCTGAATGTCAACGCCTGCCGACCAAAGAAACTGACCAACGTGCGCTCGTCTGGCTCTGATGGCATCATTCAGCTCAATGGTACAAAGGACATGAGCCTTGAGGCTTGTATCGAGTGGATCGATGACGATGAGTGGATTGAAATCACCCCTGAAGCCATCCGCTTGCGCAAGAAAGTTCTTGCTGCCAACCAAAGACCAGTTAAGAAAAATAAATAA